Proteins encoded within one genomic window of Actinoplanes octamycinicus:
- a CDS encoding cutinase family protein: MTSKRKRIALGGVVAAVTAGALVVVQNSFAATIPGARTRAGAEATGATGSPATGRAGSSATGRAGTSGSGRAGVSSGGSAGTRAAGCSDVKIIVTRASTEAPGTGIIGSLARAVTRDSKQSVTTEATDYPALLNPYPPSVAAGTRALTKQLTDTTAACPATKIVLMGYSQGAHVIGDVLAGTGRVAGFTRADAIHAGIADRVVAVVLMGDPRFVPGKPFNAGTSRTRGLFPRGADAALDAFADRTQSFCDTGDNFCAGGRNVAVHLGYTRKYNRVAGAFVLDRIGG, encoded by the coding sequence ATGACCAGCAAGCGGAAGCGGATCGCGCTGGGCGGCGTGGTCGCCGCGGTGACGGCCGGGGCCTTGGTCGTGGTGCAGAACAGCTTCGCCGCGACCATCCCGGGAGCCCGGACCCGAGCGGGAGCCGAAGCCACCGGCGCCACCGGGTCGCCGGCCACCGGACGTGCCGGGTCGTCGGCCACCGGACGTGCCGGGACCTCGGGCTCGGGACGTGCCGGGGTGTCGAGCGGGGGAAGCGCCGGGACCCGCGCCGCCGGGTGCTCCGACGTGAAGATCATCGTGACCCGGGCGTCCACCGAGGCGCCCGGCACCGGCATCATCGGCTCGCTGGCCCGGGCCGTCACCCGGGACAGCAAGCAGAGCGTCACCACCGAGGCGACCGACTACCCGGCCCTGCTGAACCCCTACCCACCGAGCGTCGCGGCCGGCACCCGCGCCCTCACCAAGCAGCTCACCGACACCACCGCCGCCTGCCCGGCCACCAAGATCGTCCTGATGGGGTACTCGCAGGGAGCGCACGTGATCGGCGACGTGCTGGCCGGCACCGGCCGGGTCGCCGGGTTCACCCGTGCCGACGCTATCCACGCCGGCATCGCCGACCGGGTGGTCGCGGTGGTGCTGATGGGTGACCCGCGGTTCGTACCGGGAAAGCCTTTCAACGCGGGCACCTCACGGACCCGCGGCCTGTTCCCGCGCGGTGCCGACGCGGCCCTGGACGCTTTCGCGGACCGCACCCAGTCCTTCTGCGACACCGGCGACAACTTCTGCGCCGGCGGCCGGAATGTCGCTGTCCACCTCGGTTACACCCGCAAGTACAACCGGGTGGCCGGCGCCTTCGTCCTGGACAGGATCGGCGGCTAG
- a CDS encoding alpha/beta hydrolase family protein, with the protein MRGLGVIMAAAALLLVGGCGAGPRAQANPPAATGPRIVTRVVAFARGKDRPLPTTLWYASGPDGTGIAAGRHPIILFSHGLNGLPEQFAPLATTWARAGYVVAAPAYPHTNAHVEVDRDDIRRQPADAAHVLKQLVAGDLAEHLDGEHVAAVGFSAGGTTTLGLFRKGHSPALRAAVSVAGRRPSTAFAGPAAPILFLHGDRDPVVPIEAGRAAYDAVRWPKQFVTVTGAGHGQYLNPGDPDYPATAQRILDFLRKHVPTSG; encoded by the coding sequence ATGCGGGGACTCGGGGTGATCATGGCGGCGGCGGCCCTGCTGCTGGTGGGCGGGTGCGGCGCCGGACCGCGGGCGCAGGCCAACCCGCCGGCCGCCACCGGGCCGCGGATCGTCACCCGGGTGGTGGCCTTCGCCCGCGGCAAGGACCGGCCACTGCCGACCACCCTTTGGTACGCCAGCGGGCCGGACGGCACCGGGATCGCCGCCGGGCGGCACCCGATCATCCTGTTCAGCCACGGCCTGAACGGGCTGCCGGAACAGTTCGCGCCGCTGGCCACCACCTGGGCCCGGGCCGGGTACGTGGTGGCCGCGCCGGCGTACCCGCACACCAACGCGCACGTCGAGGTGGACCGCGACGACATCCGGCGGCAGCCGGCCGACGCGGCCCACGTGCTGAAGCAGCTGGTCGCCGGGGACCTGGCCGAGCACCTGGACGGCGAGCACGTGGCGGCGGTCGGCTTCTCGGCCGGCGGCACCACCACGCTCGGCCTGTTCCGGAAGGGGCACTCGCCGGCGCTGCGGGCCGCGGTGTCGGTGGCCGGCCGGCGCCCGTCGACCGCCTTCGCCGGCCCGGCCGCGCCGATCCTGTTCCTGCACGGCGACCGGGACCCGGTGGTCCCGATCGAGGCCGGCCGGGCCGCCTACGACGCGGTCCGCTGGCCGAAACAGTTCGTCACGGTCACCGGCGCCGGCCACGGCCAGTACCTCAACCCCGGCGACCCGGACTATCCGGCCACCGCGCAGCGCATCCTGGACTTCCTCCGGAAGCACGTGCCCACCTCCGGCTGA
- a CDS encoding iron chaperone, whose protein sequence is MNFTEEERAAMKERAGEVRTARRGSRAKADPEAEVLAKIAEMGDADRALAERLHAIVTETAPELTPKLWYGMPAYARDGKLVCFFQPAAKFKSRYATLGFNDEARLDDGAFWPVSYALTALSATDEKRIAGLIRQAVG, encoded by the coding sequence ATGAACTTCACCGAGGAAGAGCGCGCCGCCATGAAGGAGCGGGCCGGCGAGGTGCGCACGGCCCGCCGCGGATCGCGGGCCAAGGCGGACCCGGAGGCCGAGGTGCTGGCGAAGATCGCCGAGATGGGCGACGCCGACCGGGCGCTGGCCGAGCGGCTGCACGCGATCGTCACCGAGACCGCGCCGGAGCTGACCCCCAAGCTCTGGTACGGCATGCCGGCCTACGCCCGCGACGGCAAGCTGGTCTGCTTCTTCCAGCCGGCCGCCAAGTTCAAGTCCCGGTACGCGACGCTCGGCTTCAACGACGAGGCGAGGCTCGACGACGGCGCGTTCTGGCCGGTCTCCTACGCGCTGACCGCGCTGAGCGCCACCGACGAGAAGCGGATCGCCGGCCTGATCCGGCAGGCCGTCGGCTGA
- a CDS encoding DUF3224 domain-containing protein yields the protein MRADSHARGEVHVAFDPLPADDPVISRMRVTRTYTGDLAGTGTGQVLSVATAIEGSAAYLCLERVDAELHGRRGTFLLQHCGRIDRGRRSLTVTVVPDSGTEDLLGLRGELSLEDLGARHRYTFDFSLRTG from the coding sequence ATGAGAGCAGACAGTCATGCCCGGGGCGAGGTCCACGTGGCGTTCGACCCGCTTCCCGCCGACGACCCGGTGATCAGCCGGATGCGGGTGACCCGGACCTACACCGGTGACCTGGCCGGCACCGGCACCGGCCAGGTGCTCAGCGTGGCCACGGCGATCGAGGGGTCCGCCGCCTACCTCTGCCTCGAACGGGTCGACGCCGAGCTGCACGGCCGGCGCGGCACCTTCCTGCTGCAGCACTGTGGCCGGATCGACCGCGGCCGCCGGAGCCTGACCGTCACGGTGGTCCCGGACTCCGGCACCGAGGACCTGCTCGGCCTGCGCGGCGAGCTGAGCCTGGAGGATCTCGGCGCCCGTCACCGGTACACCTTCGACTTCAGCCTGCGGACCGGGTGA
- the hutI gene encoding imidazolonepropionase: MSELITNIGELFTGPAGILRDAALVIDDGQVAWAGPRTAAPAADTAVDAEGAAVVPGFVDSHSHLVFAGDRADEFDARMSGQPYTAGGIRRTVAATRAASDEELAAHTGRLLDEALRSGTTTIEIKSGYGLTVEDERRSLAIAARFTTETTFLGAHVVPAEYQPAAYVDLVAGEMLDEVAGIARWIDVFCDRGAFDVDQARTILSAGAACGLGVRMHANQLGPSGAARLGVELGAASVDHCTFLTDADVDALAGSATVATFVPGAEFSTRQPFPDIGRLRDAGVGYAIATDCNPGSSYTSSMPFCIALAVREMRMTPTEALLAATAGGARALRRTDVGHLTPGARADLVLLDAPSFVHLAYRPGVHLVKAVWQGGRRATRWQPEVTRSAG, from the coding sequence ATGAGCGAACTGATCACGAACATCGGCGAGCTGTTCACCGGGCCGGCGGGCATCCTGCGTGACGCCGCCCTGGTGATCGACGACGGCCAGGTCGCCTGGGCCGGGCCGCGCACGGCCGCTCCGGCGGCCGACACCGCCGTCGACGCCGAGGGCGCGGCCGTGGTGCCCGGCTTCGTGGACAGCCACTCGCACCTGGTCTTCGCCGGGGACCGGGCGGACGAGTTCGACGCGCGGATGTCCGGGCAGCCCTACACCGCCGGCGGCATCCGGCGGACCGTCGCCGCGACCCGGGCCGCGTCCGACGAGGAGCTGGCCGCGCACACCGGGCGGCTGCTCGACGAGGCACTGCGCTCCGGCACCACGACCATCGAGATCAAGTCCGGGTACGGGCTGACCGTCGAGGACGAACGCCGCAGCCTGGCGATCGCGGCCCGGTTCACCACCGAGACCACCTTCCTGGGCGCGCACGTCGTCCCGGCCGAGTACCAGCCGGCCGCCTACGTCGACCTGGTCGCCGGCGAGATGCTCGACGAGGTGGCCGGGATCGCCCGGTGGATCGACGTGTTCTGCGACCGCGGCGCCTTCGACGTCGACCAGGCCCGGACCATCCTGTCCGCCGGGGCGGCCTGCGGGCTCGGGGTGCGGATGCACGCCAACCAGCTCGGGCCGTCCGGCGCGGCACGGCTCGGCGTCGAACTCGGCGCGGCCAGCGTCGACCACTGCACGTTCCTGACCGACGCGGACGTCGACGCGCTGGCCGGCTCGGCGACCGTGGCGACCTTCGTGCCCGGCGCCGAGTTCTCCACCCGGCAACCGTTCCCGGACATCGGGCGGCTGCGCGACGCCGGGGTCGGCTACGCGATCGCGACGGACTGCAACCCCGGGTCGTCGTACACCAGCTCGATGCCCTTCTGCATCGCCCTGGCGGTCCGCGAGATGCGGATGACCCCGACCGAGGCGCTGCTCGCGGCCACCGCCGGCGGTGCCCGGGCGCTGCGCCGCACCGACGTCGGGCACCTCACCCCCGGCGCGCGGGCCGACCTCGTGCTGCTCGACGCGCCGTCCTTCGTGCACCTCGCCTACCGGCCCGGCGTCCACCTGGTCAAGGCGGTCTGGCAGGGCGGTCGCCGGGCCACCAGGTGGCAGCCGGAGGTCACCCGGTCCGCAGGCTGA
- a CDS encoding formimidoylglutamate deiminase: MRIFARRLVLPDTVRENVLIHRGTVTDGTPDTPADLRLGTVVPGFANTHSHAFHRLLRGRTNAGGGDFWEWRQRMYAVAQSLDPDLMFEVALLVYGEMVAAGYTSVCEFHYLHHTTSGQPYPRHEMELALAAAATEAGIRLTLLDTLYLTGGFGQPLRDEQRRFGDGSVARWLDRWHDLRSVLSGATLGAAFHSVRAVPPDALREAVAGLPGDVPLHVHLSEQPAENADCLAATGLTPTGLLESAGALSPRTTVVHATHLTDADVATLGAARVTVSMCPSTEGDLGDGLGRARDLADAGARITVGSDQNVTVDPFEELRLLERGARLASGRRGVFSPAELWAAGASGEGLVEIDTGSVRTLGTHPAELLMSATAADVRTVITDGVLRGRPDLDRAVRLFSLIEAKVTG, translated from the coding sequence GTGAGGATCTTCGCCCGGCGGCTCGTGCTGCCCGACACGGTCCGGGAGAACGTGCTGATCCACCGCGGGACGGTCACCGACGGCACCCCGGACACGCCCGCCGACCTGCGGCTGGGCACCGTCGTCCCGGGGTTCGCGAACACCCACTCGCACGCCTTCCACCGGCTGCTGCGCGGGCGGACCAACGCCGGCGGCGGCGACTTCTGGGAGTGGCGCCAGCGGATGTACGCCGTCGCCCAGTCCCTCGACCCGGACCTGATGTTCGAGGTGGCGCTGCTGGTCTACGGCGAAATGGTGGCGGCCGGCTACACCTCGGTCTGCGAGTTCCACTACCTGCACCACACCACGTCCGGGCAGCCCTATCCCCGGCACGAGATGGAGCTGGCGCTGGCCGCGGCCGCCACCGAGGCCGGCATCCGGCTCACCCTGCTCGACACGCTCTACCTGACCGGCGGGTTCGGGCAGCCGCTGCGGGACGAGCAGCGCCGCTTCGGCGACGGCAGCGTGGCCCGCTGGCTGGACCGCTGGCACGACCTGCGGTCGGTCCTGTCCGGGGCCACGCTGGGCGCGGCCTTCCATTCGGTACGGGCGGTCCCGCCGGACGCGCTGCGCGAAGCCGTGGCCGGCCTGCCCGGCGACGTCCCGCTGCACGTGCACCTCTCCGAGCAGCCGGCCGAGAACGCGGACTGCCTCGCGGCGACCGGCCTGACCCCGACCGGGCTCCTGGAGTCGGCCGGGGCGCTGTCGCCGCGGACCACCGTGGTGCACGCCACCCACCTGACCGACGCGGACGTGGCCACCCTCGGCGCGGCCCGGGTGACCGTCTCGATGTGCCCGTCCACCGAGGGCGACCTCGGCGACGGGCTGGGCCGGGCCCGCGACCTGGCCGACGCCGGGGCGCGGATCACCGTCGGGTCCGACCAGAACGTGACCGTGGACCCGTTCGAGGAGCTGCGGCTGCTGGAGCGCGGGGCCCGGCTGGCGTCCGGGCGGCGCGGGGTGTTCAGCCCGGCCGAGCTGTGGGCGGCCGGCGCCTCCGGGGAGGGCCTGGTCGAGATCGACACCGGTTCGGTCCGGACGCTCGGCACCCACCCGGCGGAACTGCTGATGAGCGCGACCGCGGCCGACGTGCGCACGGTGATCACCGACGGCGTGCTGCGCGGGCGGCCCGACCTGGACCGGGCGGTCCGGCTGTTCTCCCTGATCGAGGCGAAGGTGACCGGATGA
- a CDS encoding allantoate amidohydrolase, with product MLAEIDGIGRDPVRGGHSRHLLDDADRELREWFVSTAKNLGLEVERDGNANLWAWWHPAAGPAYPAVITGSHLDSVPGGGALDGPLGVVSALEAVSRLRAAGHQPARSVAVVVFAEEEGARFGVACLGSRLLTGVLPADRALDLTDAGGHRLRDVLAENGIDPAGAGADPDRLARVGVVVELHVEQGKQLAPLGAPLGLATTILAHGRWSLRITGRGDHAGSTELSSRRDPVVVAADVIKAVRQAAVDAPTEAHARATVGRLTVTPGGTNAIASEVVLWLDARAEHDREVRDLVAAVSAAASRAAAAEGCAVTVQEESFSSRVAFDQQLTDRLDGVLGGIPRIPTGAGHDAGVLAAFAPSAMLFVRNPEGVSHAPAETASDADISRGVTALAACLADLT from the coding sequence ATGCTGGCCGAGATCGACGGCATCGGCCGGGACCCGGTCCGCGGCGGGCACTCCCGGCACCTGCTCGACGACGCCGACCGTGAGCTGCGCGAATGGTTCGTCAGCACGGCCAAGAACCTGGGCCTGGAGGTGGAGCGGGACGGCAACGCCAACCTGTGGGCCTGGTGGCACCCGGCCGCCGGCCCGGCCTACCCCGCGGTGATCACCGGTAGCCACCTCGACTCGGTGCCCGGCGGCGGCGCCCTGGACGGGCCGCTCGGCGTGGTCAGCGCCCTGGAGGCGGTGTCCCGGCTGCGCGCGGCCGGGCACCAGCCGGCCCGGTCGGTGGCGGTCGTGGTGTTCGCCGAGGAGGAGGGCGCCCGGTTCGGCGTCGCCTGCCTCGGCTCCCGGCTGCTCACCGGCGTGCTGCCGGCCGACAGGGCCCTCGACCTGACCGACGCGGGCGGGCACCGGCTGCGCGACGTGCTGGCCGAGAACGGCATCGACCCGGCCGGGGCCGGCGCCGACCCGGACCGGCTCGCCCGCGTCGGCGTGGTCGTCGAACTCCACGTCGAGCAGGGCAAACAGCTCGCGCCGCTGGGCGCGCCGCTCGGCCTGGCGACCACCATCCTGGCGCACGGCCGGTGGTCGCTGCGGATCACCGGGCGCGGCGACCACGCCGGATCCACCGAGCTGTCGTCGCGGCGGGACCCGGTCGTGGTCGCAGCCGACGTGATCAAGGCGGTCCGGCAGGCCGCGGTCGACGCGCCGACCGAGGCGCACGCCCGGGCCACCGTCGGGCGGTTGACCGTGACGCCGGGCGGCACCAACGCGATCGCCTCCGAGGTGGTGCTCTGGCTCGACGCCCGCGCCGAGCACGACCGGGAGGTCCGTGACCTGGTCGCGGCGGTCTCCGCGGCGGCTTCCCGGGCCGCCGCGGCGGAGGGCTGCGCCGTGACGGTCCAGGAGGAGTCGTTCTCCTCGCGGGTCGCCTTCGACCAGCAGCTCACCGATCGGCTCGACGGCGTGCTCGGCGGCATTCCCCGGATCCCGACCGGCGCCGGACACGACGCGGGGGTGCTGGCCGCTTTCGCGCCTTCGGCGATGCTTTTCGTACGCAATCCGGAAGGCGTCTCGCACGCGCCCGCCGAGACCGCCAGCGACGCGGACATCTCCCGGGGTGTCACGGCCCTGGCCGCCTGCCTGGCCGACCTGACGTGA
- the hutU gene encoding urocanate hydratase, whose amino-acid sequence MADFSAGARPVRAPRGPELTAKSWQTEAPMRMLMNNLDAEVAERPDDLVVYGGTGRAVRSWAAYDAIVATLRDLEPDETLLVQSGKPVGVFRTHEWAPRVLIANSNLVGDWATWPEFRRLEQAGLTMYGQMTAGSWIYIGTQGILQGTYETFAAVAAKHFGGSLTGTLTLTGGAGGMGGAQPLAVTLNGGAVLIVDVDAARLRRRVEHRYLDEMTDDFDAALAKVTAAKNEGRALSVGLVGNAATVFPRLLAMNAPIDIVTDQTSAHDPLSYLPEGIGVEDWHRRAAEDPEAFTKAARASMAKHVEAMVGFQDRGAAVFDYGNSIRAEAELGGYDRAFAFPGFVPAYIRPQFEEGRGPFRWAALSGDPADIAKTDQAILDLFPDNEPLARWIKAAGEKVHFEGLPARICWLGYQERHLAGLKFNEMVASGELSAPIVIGRDHLDSGSVASPYRETEGMKDGSDAIADWPLLNALLNTASGATWVSLHHGGGVGIGRSIHAGQVTVADGTELAAQKIERVLTNDPGSGVMRHVDAGYEHAAEVARTRGLRIPMLEQR is encoded by the coding sequence ATGGCTGACTTCTCCGCCGGCGCCCGGCCGGTCCGGGCCCCCCGCGGCCCCGAGCTCACCGCCAAGTCGTGGCAGACCGAGGCCCCGATGCGGATGCTGATGAACAACCTCGACGCCGAGGTCGCCGAGCGCCCCGACGACCTGGTCGTCTACGGCGGCACCGGCCGCGCGGTGCGCAGCTGGGCCGCCTACGACGCGATCGTCGCGACGCTGCGGGACCTGGAGCCGGACGAGACGCTGCTGGTCCAGTCCGGCAAGCCGGTCGGCGTGTTCCGCACCCACGAGTGGGCGCCCCGGGTGCTGATCGCCAACTCGAACCTGGTCGGCGACTGGGCGACCTGGCCCGAGTTCCGCCGCCTGGAGCAGGCCGGGCTGACCATGTACGGCCAGATGACCGCCGGCTCGTGGATCTACATCGGCACCCAGGGCATCCTGCAGGGCACCTACGAGACGTTCGCCGCGGTCGCCGCCAAACACTTCGGCGGCAGCCTGACGGGCACCCTCACGCTGACCGGCGGCGCCGGCGGCATGGGCGGCGCGCAGCCCCTCGCGGTCACCCTGAACGGCGGCGCCGTGCTGATCGTCGACGTCGACGCGGCCCGCCTGCGCCGCCGGGTCGAGCACCGCTACCTCGACGAGATGACCGACGACTTCGACGCGGCGCTGGCCAAGGTGACCGCCGCGAAGAACGAGGGTCGCGCGCTGAGCGTCGGCCTGGTCGGCAACGCCGCCACCGTCTTCCCCCGGCTCCTGGCGATGAACGCGCCGATCGACATCGTCACCGACCAGACCAGCGCCCACGACCCGCTCAGCTACCTGCCCGAGGGGATCGGCGTCGAGGACTGGCACCGGCGGGCCGCCGAGGACCCGGAGGCCTTCACCAAGGCGGCCCGGGCCAGCATGGCCAAGCACGTCGAGGCGATGGTCGGCTTCCAGGACCGGGGCGCCGCGGTGTTCGACTACGGCAACTCGATCCGCGCCGAGGCCGAGCTGGGCGGCTACGACCGCGCGTTCGCCTTCCCCGGGTTCGTGCCGGCCTACATCCGGCCGCAGTTCGAGGAGGGCCGCGGCCCGTTCCGCTGGGCGGCGCTCTCCGGCGACCCGGCCGACATCGCCAAGACCGACCAGGCCATCCTCGACCTGTTCCCGGACAACGAGCCGCTGGCCCGCTGGATCAAGGCGGCCGGGGAGAAGGTGCACTTCGAGGGCCTGCCGGCGCGGATCTGCTGGCTCGGCTACCAGGAGCGGCACCTGGCCGGGCTCAAGTTCAACGAGATGGTCGCGTCCGGCGAGCTGAGCGCCCCGATCGTGATCGGCCGCGACCATCTGGATTCCGGATCAGTCGCCTCGCCCTATCGGGAGACCGAGGGAATGAAGGACGGGTCGGACGCGATCGCCGACTGGCCGCTGCTGAACGCGCTGCTCAACACCGCCTCCGGGGCGACCTGGGTGTCGCTGCACCACGGCGGCGGGGTGGGCATCGGCCGATCGATCCACGCCGGGCAGGTCACCGTCGCGGACGGCACCGAGCTGGCCGCGCAGAAGATCGAGCGGGTGCTGACCAACGACCCGGGCAGCGGCGTGATGCGGCACGTCGACGCCGGCTACGAGCACGCCGCCGAGGTCGCCCGGACGCGCGGGCTGCGGATCCCGATGCTGGAGCAGCGGTGA
- the hutH gene encoding histidine ammonia-lyase: MAFTSPSSGRTRSVRLGAGAPSLADVVAIARHNASIDIDKEALDGVAETRRLIEALADDTEPHYGISTGFGALATKFISTDRRAQLQQSLVRSHAAGSGPEVEREVVRALMTLRLSTLLTGRTGVRPVVAETYAAVLNAGITPVVHEYGSLGCSGDLAPLAHCALVLMGEGEARTADGRLVTGGEALAEAGITPLTLAEKEGLALINGTDGMLGHLALALADLDRLLSTADLAAAMSVEALLGTDAVFAADLQALRPQLGQAASAANFRTLLHDSPLIASHKGPECTRVQDAYSLRCAPQVHGAARDTVEHARLIAGRELASAVDNPVVTPDGRVESNGNFHGAPVAYVLDFLAIAIADVASMSERRTDRMLDPNRSHGLPPFLADEVGVDSGLMIAQYTAAGITSELKRLAVPASVDSIPSSAMQEDHVSMGWAAARKLRKAVDALAQVLAIEIMTAARGIDLRAPLLPGTATGAVIRLIRDEVSGPGTDRFLAPEIAAIAAAVRSGAVLDAAGPLL; encoded by the coding sequence ATGGCCTTCACGTCTCCTTCCTCTGGCCGGACCCGGTCCGTGCGGCTCGGCGCCGGTGCGCCGTCGCTCGCCGACGTGGTCGCGATCGCCCGCCACAACGCATCCATTGATATCGATAAAGAGGCCCTGGACGGGGTGGCCGAGACCCGGCGGCTGATCGAGGCGCTCGCCGACGACACCGAACCGCACTACGGGATCAGCACCGGCTTCGGCGCGCTCGCCACCAAGTTCATCAGCACCGACCGCCGCGCCCAGCTGCAGCAGAGCCTGGTCCGCTCACACGCGGCCGGCTCCGGCCCGGAGGTGGAGCGCGAGGTGGTCCGGGCGCTGATGACGCTGCGCCTGTCCACCCTGCTGACCGGGCGCACCGGGGTCCGGCCGGTGGTCGCCGAGACCTACGCCGCGGTGCTCAACGCCGGGATCACCCCGGTCGTCCACGAGTACGGCTCGCTCGGCTGCTCCGGGGACCTGGCCCCGCTCGCGCACTGCGCGCTGGTGCTGATGGGTGAGGGCGAGGCCCGCACCGCGGACGGCCGCCTGGTCACCGGCGGCGAGGCGCTCGCCGAGGCCGGCATCACCCCGCTCACCCTGGCCGAGAAGGAGGGGCTGGCGCTGATCAACGGCACCGACGGCATGCTCGGCCACCTCGCCCTCGCCCTGGCCGACCTGGACCGGCTGCTCTCCACCGCCGACCTGGCCGCCGCGATGAGCGTCGAGGCGCTGCTCGGCACCGACGCGGTGTTCGCCGCCGACCTGCAGGCGCTGCGCCCGCAGCTGGGCCAGGCCGCCTCGGCCGCGAACTTCCGCACGCTGCTGCACGACTCGCCGCTGATCGCCAGCCACAAGGGGCCGGAGTGCACCCGGGTGCAGGACGCGTACTCGCTGCGCTGCGCCCCGCAGGTGCACGGCGCGGCCCGGGACACGGTCGAGCACGCCCGGCTGATCGCCGGCCGGGAGCTGGCCTCGGCCGTCGACAACCCGGTGGTCACCCCGGACGGGCGGGTCGAGTCGAACGGCAACTTCCACGGCGCCCCGGTCGCCTACGTGCTGGACTTCCTGGCCATCGCGATCGCCGACGTGGCCAGCATGTCGGAGCGCCGCACCGACCGGATGCTCGACCCGAACCGCAGCCACGGCCTGCCGCCGTTCCTGGCCGACGAGGTCGGCGTCGACTCCGGGCTGATGATCGCCCAGTACACCGCGGCCGGGATCACCAGCGAGCTGAAGCGCCTCGCGGTGCCCGCCTCGGTCGACTCGATCCCGTCCTCGGCCATGCAGGAGGACCACGTGTCGATGGGCTGGGCCGCCGCCCGCAAGCTGCGCAAGGCGGTGGACGCCCTGGCCCAGGTCCTCGCCATCGAGATCATGACGGCTGCCCGGGGCATCGACCTGCGCGCCCCGCTGCTGCCCGGCACGGCCACCGGTGCGGTGATCCGGCTGATCCGCGACGAGGTCAGCGGACCCGGCACCGACCGCTTCCTGGCCCCCGAAATCGCGGCGATCGCCGCCGCGGTCCGCTCCGGTGCGGTGCTGGACGCCGCCGGACCCCTGCTCTGA
- a CDS encoding IclR family transcriptional regulator yields MADARQSPAAHHTLRILSYLSAQRGPVPAATVTAALGLPRSTVYRLLGVMEQHGFVIHYPEVERYGIGLAAFELSSGFARQEPLARLGAPILAALVDRVRQSAHLSVLHGRDVIYLVEERAPGRPPLVTNVGVRLPSHITASGRAQLAALPDVQLRALFPNRAAFAGRVESSPTRLSELRAILIRERRQGYALEDGEVTEGLVSVAVAIRDRSGWPIAGIAVTYPQGATDRAPLVTEVRHHANELARRIRGHIP; encoded by the coding sequence GTGGCTGACGCCAGACAGTCCCCGGCCGCGCATCACACGCTGCGGATCCTCAGCTACCTGTCGGCACAGCGCGGCCCGGTCCCGGCGGCGACCGTGACGGCCGCGCTCGGGCTGCCGCGCTCCACCGTCTACCGGCTGCTCGGCGTGATGGAGCAGCACGGCTTCGTGATCCACTACCCGGAGGTGGAGCGCTACGGGATCGGGCTGGCCGCGTTCGAGCTGAGCTCCGGCTTCGCCCGCCAGGAGCCGCTCGCCCGGCTCGGCGCGCCGATCCTGGCCGCGCTGGTCGACCGGGTCCGGCAGTCCGCGCACCTGTCCGTGCTGCACGGCCGCGACGTGATCTACCTGGTCGAGGAGCGCGCCCCGGGCCGCCCGCCGCTGGTCACCAACGTCGGCGTCCGGCTGCCCAGCCACATCACCGCGAGCGGCCGGGCCCAGCTCGCCGCCCTCCCGGACGTCCAGTTGCGCGCCCTCTTCCCGAACCGCGCCGCCTTCGCCGGTCGGGTCGAGTCCAGCCCGACACGTCTGTCCGAGCTGCGCGCCATCCTCATCCGGGAGCGCCGCCAGGGCTACGCCCTCGAGGACGGCGAGGTCACCGAAGGCCTGGTGTCGGTCGCGGTCGCCATCCGCGACCGCTCCGGCTGGCCCATCGCCGGCATCGCCGTGACCTATCCCCAGGGAGCCACCGACCGCGCCCCTCTGGTGACCGAGGTCCGCCACCACGCCAACGAACTGGCCCGCCGGATCCGGGGCCACATCCCATGA